The segment GTTGGCCACGCGATGCGCTTCATCACGAATGCGCTGTAACAGTTTTAAGGCACCGGTTTCATGACTCAAAATCAAAGGTTCAAGTTTTTCAGGTAAATAAATTTCTTCATTTTCTTTTGCAAGGCCCAAAATGGCCGGCGGCAAAACTTTGAGTTGTTGAAATGCTTTTAAAGCGGCGCTGAGTTGTCCTTTTCCTCCATCCACTACAATAAGATCAGGCAAACGTTTGAGTTGAATTTCGGTTAAGATGGGAGTGGTATTTTCAGAAAATCCTAAAACTCGGCGATAGCGACGATAGATGACTTCTTCCATGCTCGCAAAATCGTTCTGACCCACAACGGTTTTGATGCGGTAACGGCGATATTGATAGCGATCGGGTCGACCATTTTTAAAAACCACCATGGAAGCCACTTTGTGAGTGGTAGAAATATTAGAGATATCAAAGCATTCGATATGTCGCGGAATTTTCCTAAGGGTTAAGCATTGTTTTAACTCTTCCAGATCACGTTCAGGAATGATGGTGGTGGGAATTTCTCGCTGAAATCGTCGTGATGGACGCGTGGTTTTTTTTAAATCAGCGATCATATCACGCAACATGGCTGCGCGTTCAAAATCCAGGCCAGCTGCCGCTTTTTGCATTTCACTGTTGAGTTCAAATTGCAACTGACGTGATTGTCCCTCCAGAAAATCGCACGCTTCATGAACTTTGTTTCGATATTGCTCCTGGGAAATTTTTGCGACGCAGGGCGCGGAGCAGTTTTTGATAATGTGATCCAAACAATGTTTGTAATCTTTTTCCGTTGGCACAGTAGGCTTGCAAGAGCGCAAACCAAATTTTTTTCGCATCAAGTTCAAGGTGCTTCGTAGCGCTCCGGAATGGGCAAAGGGTCCGAAATAGCGTGCTCCATCTTCTTTTTTGAGGCGAGTCAGGGTAAAGCGCGGATAAGGCTCGTTCAAATTGACTTTAACCAAAAGAAATCGTTTATCATCGCGAAAACTGATATTATATTTAGGGCGATATTCTTTAATCAATCGACCTTCCAATAAAATCGCTTCGGGTTCCGAACGAACGGTGTGTGTTTCGATGTGCCATATACTTTCGACCAGTGCACGCGTTTTCCAATCGGAAGCAATTTTTTTTCGTGAAGCGTGAAAATATTGGCTAACGCGCTTGCAGAGATCACGCGCTTTACCCACGTAAATGATACGGTTCAGCCGATCTCTAAAAAGGTAAACTCCCGGTTGGTGAGGAATAGCCTTTAAAGTCGAAGCTAAATCAGGAAAGGATGATGGAGTAGCACTCATCATCCTTATATTTTAACAGAAAACAAGCAATCTGCGAATGCGTTTTCTATTTTCTACTTTTGTTTTTTACTCTCTTTTTGATCTTTGTTTTGGTCTTTTTCTTGACCTTTAATATCTAAGAGTTCCACTTCAAAAATGAGAGCAGAGTTGGGTTCAATCTTATCACCGGCACCGCTTTCGCCATAAGCCAGATTGGGAGGGATAAAGAGCTTCCATTTGGAGCCAACCTTCATGAGTTGAAGAGCTTCTGTCCAGCCACGAATCACACCAGAAACAGGGAAGGTAGCAGGTTCGCCGCGTTTGATTGAGCTATCAAACTCTGTTCCATCAATCAATGTGCCAACATATTCGGTTGTTACTACATTAGTTGATGCAGGTTTAGGTCCTGTGCCTTCTTTGAGAACTTGATATTGCAAGCCGCTTGGTAAAGTCACAATGCCTTCTTTTTTGGCGTTTTCTTTAAGAAAAGCTTCGGCTTTAGCTAGGTTGTTAGTAGCCTGTATTTTTTGTTTAGCTTGGCGACGGGCAATTAATTCCGTGCGATAATTCATAATAACTTTCTGCATCGCTTCATCGGTCATTAAATTGGTTTCACTCTGAAATCCATCTTGCAATCCAGCTTGCAACTCCGAAAGAGTAAGACCTTCTGTGGAACGTTTTAAATTTCTTCCAATATCCACGCCAATACTGTAGCTGGCTTGTTCATCCGCTGTTTCAAGTTTGACAGATTCTTGAGAATTTTTATCAGACATCATAGAATTTGAATTTTCTGCCTTTTTTTCGCAACCGGAAAAAAGGGCAACGCTAGCTAACAAAGCAAATGGTAAATAATTTTTCATATAATTTGTGACTAATATATGGCAAAGAACTATATAACAGGGAAGTTTATTTTTTTAAACGGTTCTTTTTCATCTCAGCCTGTTGTCGAGCCATTTCCATCATCGCTTGCCATCGACTTTTAGGGCGATGAGTTTTTTTGAGTTCTGGCGGAGGTTTCGCCATGTTGTGGTAAGTTTGATAAACGCTCACAAGATTTTGCACCGTCCAATAAAGCGCAAGCGCCGAAGCATAATTATAACAGAACACAACAAACATTAGCGGCATTAGTTTCATGATAGCAGCCTGCCCTTTATCCATGCCAGTATTGGGCATGATACTCGTTTGCCAAAAAGAGGTTGCGCCCATAACCAAAGGCAACGGATTAATAGGAAATCCAAGTAGGTGAGCAACTGTATCTGGCTGAGAAAGGTCTTGAATCCACAGAAAATGCGCGTCCCGAAGCTCTACAGCGCTTCGTAACATGGCATAAAAACCAAAAAAGACAGGAATCTGGACGAGCATAGGGAGACACCCTCCCATCGGATTGATGCCATAAGTGCGATAGATTTGCATCATTTCTATTTGAGCTTTTTGCGGTTGATCCTTGTATTTTGTCTGCAACTCCTTGAGCTTCGGCCCCAGCACTTGCATCTGTTTCATCGTGCGATTGGCTTTCGATTGAAGCGGCCAAAAAATGCCTTTGATCAAAAGCACCATCAAAATAATCGCAACCCCATAATTATGAACAAAGCGATGTAAAAAATTCATCGTGTTCAATAACGTGACACTTACCCATGACCAAAGTCCAAAATCCATTACTAACTGTTTTTGGCCACCTAACTTAACTAAACGTTGATACTCTCGGGGCCCGGTATAAAGTTCGAGAGACAAATTCTTTTCCCCTGTTGAAGGCAAGCTAAACCCCGGCATAAGCCCCCAAATTTGGGCGCCCTTGGGAATCTGACTTTGTTGCGGCTCAAATCGCGGCAAATCCACCTCTTCAGCACGATAACCTAAAAATGGAACCTTTTTCGACTCTAACAAAGTAACAAAAAATTGATTACGGCTGGTAAGCCATTGTATGGAATGCATTTTGTCAATGACAGAACGCGCCTCGCGAAAAGTGATAAAAAGGAAACTACCTTTATTAAAAGCTGTGATCCTTTCATGGGTTGATTTGTCGCCATCGAACCAGTCCCAACCAATATAAAGCGGCAGATCATTTTTATGAATCGGAAAAGTCGTGCCACAATTAATATAAAAATCCGGAACGGTTACCGAATTCGGAGTGATATTTAAAAACTTAAATTCTGCCCTGGCCGTATAATCCCCCGTCAGCGTGATTTGCTTGCGAAGTTTGAGTCCGGACTGAAGTTCGGTTTCCAGCAAAACTTGATTAGAAGAAGCCATTAAAAGATTGCCTGAAGAAAGATCCGGTACTTGGTTCGTGCCCGTGTTCCAGGTTTGTAAAATAGGCCCTCGACCTAAAGCATTTAATGCCACGCGTTTCTCTTCTTCACCACGATGTTTTTTTAATAACGCTTGTCGAATTCCTGATCCTTCCGTCACGATTTCGTAATCCACATAATCATTTTCTAAACGGGCCGCTGTGCGCGCTTTTTCATAAACAGAAGGAAGTTGCGGACTCGGTGTTGCAGTAGAAGGACGAAGTTCTGGCGTAGGAGGCGACACAGCGAGGGCCTCATTAGTAGCCGTAACAGTTCCAGGCGGGAGTGGTTTCGGGGGCCAAATATGTTGAACCAAAGGCCCCCAAACCAAAATAAGACCCGCACAAATTAAAATAACTAACAAAGATTTTTTATCCATGATGCTTCGAACTCGTTAAAAATGTTTCCGGCACAGGATCGTAACCCGTAGTGCCCCAAGGATGGCAACGAAAAAGTCGATCCACCGCCAAATAGCCGCCTCGCCAAAATCCAAATCTTTCAATCGCCTGCTGCGCATAAATCGAACAACTCGGCTCATGACGACAACCGCAACCCGATCCTAAACAAGCTCTTAAAACCGGAGAAATGGCATAACGATAGCCCTGCAACAAAGCGAGCGCCAAAGCTTTCATCGGATTTTTAAAAAATTTGCCTTTTCCCATAATTTCAAAAGATCATTACGCAAAATATCATATTTCAAATTCTTGGCGTTTGGTTTCGGAATAACAAGAATATCTTGAGTCGACAAAAACTCATGCTGATGAACACGAAACGTTTCACGAATTAAACGACGAATTCGAGATCGCTCGCTCGCTTGCCCGTAACGTCGACTCGTTATAATACCCAAACGCGACATAGTGACAGCAGAATCAGAGTGAAACATCACAG is part of the Verrucomicrobiia bacterium genome and harbors:
- a CDS encoding excinuclease ABC subunit UvrC; translation: MSATPSSFPDLASTLKAIPHQPGVYLFRDRLNRIIYVGKARDLCKRVSQYFHASRKKIASDWKTRALVESIWHIETHTVRSEPEAILLEGRLIKEYRPKYNISFRDDKRFLLVKVNLNEPYPRFTLTRLKKEDGARYFGPFAHSGALRSTLNLMRKKFGLRSCKPTVPTEKDYKHCLDHIIKNCSAPCVAKISQEQYRNKVHEACDFLEGQSRQLQFELNSEMQKAAAGLDFERAAMLRDMIADLKKTTRPSRRFQREIPTTIIPERDLEELKQCLTLRKIPRHIECFDISNISTTHKVASMVVFKNGRPDRYQYRRYRIKTVVGQNDFASMEEVIYRRYRRVLGFSENTTPILTEIQLKRLPDLIVVDGGKGQLSAALKAFQQLKVLPPAILGLAKENEEIYLPEKLEPLILSHETGALKLLQRIRDEAHRVANEYHQLLLKRRISESLLDDCPGVSDARKRALLKTFGSVDRLKKTSVEAIAKIPGISKKLAQEILTYLKS
- the yidD gene encoding membrane protein insertion efficiency factor YidD, coding for MKALALALLQGYRYAISPVLRACLGSGCGCRHEPSCSIYAQQAIERFGFWRGGYLAVDRLFRCHPWGTTGYDPVPETFLTSSKHHG
- the rnpA gene encoding ribonuclease P protein component; amino-acid sequence: MADSSRHFFRSYQRLRTRAQFQCVQTHGKTFYSRYFTVMFHSDSAVTMSRLGIITSRRYGQASERSRIRRLIRETFRVHQHEFLSTQDILVIPKPNAKNLKYDILRNDLLKLWEKANFLKIR
- the yidC gene encoding membrane protein insertase YidC; this encodes MDKKSLLVILICAGLILVWGPLVQHIWPPKPLPPGTVTATNEALAVSPPTPELRPSTATPSPQLPSVYEKARTAARLENDYVDYEIVTEGSGIRQALLKKHRGEEEKRVALNALGRGPILQTWNTGTNQVPDLSSGNLLMASSNQVLLETELQSGLKLRKQITLTGDYTARAEFKFLNITPNSVTVPDFYINCGTTFPIHKNDLPLYIGWDWFDGDKSTHERITAFNKGSFLFITFREARSVIDKMHSIQWLTSRNQFFVTLLESKKVPFLGYRAEEVDLPRFEPQQSQIPKGAQIWGLMPGFSLPSTGEKNLSLELYTGPREYQRLVKLGGQKQLVMDFGLWSWVSVTLLNTMNFLHRFVHNYGVAIILMVLLIKGIFWPLQSKANRTMKQMQVLGPKLKELQTKYKDQPQKAQIEMMQIYRTYGINPMGGCLPMLVQIPVFFGFYAMLRSAVELRDAHFLWIQDLSQPDTVAHLLGFPINPLPLVMGATSFWQTSIMPNTGMDKGQAAIMKLMPLMFVVFCYNYASALALYWTVQNLVSVYQTYHNMAKPPPELKKTHRPKSRWQAMMEMARQQAEMKKNRLKK
- a CDS encoding FKBP-type peptidyl-prolyl cis-trans isomerase; the protein is MMSDKNSQESVKLETADEQASYSIGVDIGRNLKRSTEGLTLSELQAGLQDGFQSETNLMTDEAMQKVIMNYRTELIARRQAKQKIQATNNLAKAEAFLKENAKKEGIVTLPSGLQYQVLKEGTGPKPASTNVVTTEYVGTLIDGTEFDSSIKRGEPATFPVSGVIRGWTEALQLMKVGSKWKLFIPPNLAYGESGAGDKIEPNSALIFEVELLDIKGQEKDQNKDQKESKKQK